TCGGGCGCCGTGGCCCGCAGCGCCACCTTCGACCTGGCCGCGCTGAAGGCGATGCCGCCAATCACGCAGACCGTCGGCAGCAACACCTACACCGGCGTGAGCCTCTGGACTTTGCTGAACGACAGCGCGATCGGACTGAAGCCCGACACATCGCTGCATAACCCGCTGCTGTCGATGTATGTGCTGGTCACCGGCGCCGATGGCTATCGGGCGGTGGTGGCGCTGGGAGAGATCGCGCCGGAGTTCGGCAACCGGCCGGCGATCGTGGCCTACAGCGTGAACGGCGCGCCGCTGGGCCGCAACGGCATGGCGCGCCTCGTGGTCACTGGCGACACCAAGCCGGGCCGCGCAGTGGCCCGGCTGGCGGCGGTCGAAGTCTTCACCGCGGCGCCTTCAGGCCGTTGACGCGTCAGCTCAGTTGAAGAACTTCGCGACGCTGCCCAGCGTCTTGTAGACGCCCCAGGCCAGCGGAATGCCCACTGCGGCCCAGGCCATCACCACGACCGCCGGGCTCACCGTGTCGGCGCGGCCCGAGCCGCTGCCCACTTCGGCGGCCGAGGCTTTTTCGTGCGCGAGCTTCTTCTCGACGGCCAGCTCGGCATCGGTCATGAAGTGCTTGTCGGCCACCGGGCGCACCAAGAGGTTGGCGATGAAGCCGATCGCCAGCATGCCCACGAGGATGTACATGGTCTGGTTGTAGACCTGCTCGCGTGGCAGGCCCAGGCCCAGCTGGTACTCGCGCATGTAGTTCACCACCACTGGGCCGAGGATGCCGGCCGTGGCCCACGCGGTGAGCAGGCGGCCATGGATGGCACCCACGAACTGCGTGCCGAACAGGTCGGCGAGATATGCCGGCACCGTGGCGAAGCCGCCGCCGTACATCGACACGATGATGCAGCAGGCGCCCACGAACAGCAGCTTGCTGCCCGCGCCGGCCGACGACGGAATGCTCGCGTACAGGATCGCGCCGAGCACGAAGAACACCGTGTAGGTGAGCTTGCGGCCCAGCTTGTCCGACAAGCTCGCCCACACGAAGCGACCGCCGATATTGAAAAGCGACAAGAGCGCCGTGAAGCCGCCGGCCACCACGGCAATCGCCGCGAGCTGCGCCTTGTCGAGCTCGCCGAACTTCTGCGACACGCCGATCAGCGCGCCGCCGAACACTTCCTGCAGCATCGGCGAGGAGATGCCGATCACGCCGATGCCGGCGCTCACGTTCATGCACAGCACCAGCCACACGAGCCAGAACTGCGGAATGCCCCAGACCTTCTTCACATGCACGTGGCGCTGCGT
This region of Variovorax sp. RKNM96 genomic DNA includes:
- a CDS encoding OFA family MFS transporter gives rise to the protein MAGSTAGVLDGDRLAGDGVQQQPGFLEKERIIAGPGFNRWLVPPAALAIHLCIGMAYGFSVFWLPLSKALGTAGHGAQACAKEMSFFAELFATNCDWRVATLGWMYTLFFVFLGCSAALWGGWLERAGPRKAGVVSAVCWCGGMLLSALGIHLHQFWLMILGSGVIGGIGLGLGYISPVSTLIKWFPDRRGMATGMAIMGFGGGAMIGSPLAVDLMKRFSTATDVGVMQTFVVMALGYFVFMMAGALGYRVPPSGWKPEGWTPPPAQTSNAMITQRHVHVKKVWGIPQFWLVWLVLCMNVSAGIGVIGISSPMLQEVFGGALIGVSQKFGELDKAQLAAIAVVAGGFTALLSLFNIGGRFVWASLSDKLGRKLTYTVFFVLGAILYASIPSSAGAGSKLLFVGACCIIVSMYGGGFATVPAYLADLFGTQFVGAIHGRLLTAWATAGILGPVVVNYMREYQLGLGLPREQVYNQTMYILVGMLAIGFIANLLVRPVADKHFMTDAELAVEKKLAHEKASAAEVGSGSGRADTVSPAVVVMAWAAVGIPLAWGVYKTLGSVAKFFN